A portion of the Thermosulfurimonas sp. F29 genome contains these proteins:
- a CDS encoding spermidine synthase encodes MPLIPEVREILSGTVASFRGNAPEEVLAYWRDPLGEYVFFRGADGNLYLTINGGLQFSTLDERRYHEALFGLPALLEPVQGEGPVRAKPKDRPLQVLVCGGGDGLGVRTLLELERRGMISLAGITLVDISEYMLFFASTHPVMRALNGESLRHPLVRVEVGDAHAYLASKGERFDLIVLDYPDPSLEPSDQVNRLFTVEHYRMVRARLAPGGIVSVQATSVWHSPNVFRKVMLTLQEAGFGLLLPLRLPMPSMGDVGIIYASETGERFVFAAEPTGTFVREGARFAALTAFLADELPTLPDEELARIPIWGVVGYDLRVRRMAVSEPGRFGVGCSVALQERPFASGTAGNG; translated from the coding sequence ATGCCCCTCATTCCCGAGGTAAGAGAAATTCTCAGCGGAACGGTCGCTTCTTTCAGGGGGAATGCCCCTGAGGAGGTGCTAGCTTACTGGCGGGACCCCCTTGGGGAGTATGTGTTCTTTAGAGGAGCGGACGGGAATCTCTACCTGACCATAAACGGCGGGTTGCAGTTTTCCACGCTGGATGAGCGTCGCTACCATGAAGCGCTTTTCGGTTTACCCGCTCTGCTGGAGCCGGTTCAGGGTGAGGGCCCCGTTCGGGCAAAGCCGAAGGACCGTCCGCTTCAGGTGCTCGTTTGCGGGGGCGGAGACGGCCTCGGTGTTCGAACCCTGCTCGAGCTCGAGCGCAGGGGAATGATTTCGCTTGCGGGGATCACCTTGGTGGACATATCCGAGTATATGCTCTTTTTCGCAAGCACGCACCCGGTTATGCGTGCCCTGAACGGAGAAAGCCTGCGACATCCCCTAGTGAGGGTTGAGGTGGGCGATGCCCACGCTTACCTCGCTTCCAAGGGAGAGAGATTCGATCTCATTGTGCTCGACTACCCGGACCCGAGCCTGGAACCCTCCGATCAGGTGAACCGGCTCTTCACCGTCGAGCACTACCGGATGGTGCGGGCGCGTCTGGCGCCGGGTGGCATAGTGAGCGTGCAGGCCACTTCGGTCTGGCACTCACCCAATGTCTTCCGGAAGGTCATGCTCACCCTGCAGGAGGCGGGGTTCGGCCTTCTTTTACCCTTGAGGCTTCCCATGCCGAGCATGGGCGATGTGGGAATCATTTACGCATCGGAGACCGGCGAACGGTTTGTTTTTGCGGCCGAACCGACCGGGACCTTCGTAAGGGAGGGCGCGCGTTTTGCGGCGCTTACCGCCTTTCTCGCCGACGAACTTCCCACTTTGCCTGATGAGGAGCTTGCGCGCATCCCCATCTGGGGCGTCGTGGGATACGACCTTAGGGTGCGCAGAATGGCCGTGAGCGAGCCCGGCAGGTTCGGGGTTGGGTGCTCCGTAGCTTTGCAGGAGCGGCCGTTCGCCTCCGGGACGGCCGGTAATGGATAG